A stretch of Primulina tabacum isolate GXHZ01 chromosome 13, ASM2559414v2, whole genome shotgun sequence DNA encodes these proteins:
- the LOC142521868 gene encoding uncharacterized protein LOC142521868 produces MAYIVLLGDDWSQESTYRVKLLEGLLTLVEEMATRGRGRGRPRIHVETPVVEENAVEQDRARDWWEAAKMGIDEQNIVVSWDVFKTQFTEQFSPPSYYTEKENEFNDLRQGNMSVAQYASTFTAMLKYAPHVAANPKAKYNRFVNGLNNNIYTYVVSGLPTGFAEAVERAKNAEAGLKRGGVSFVPLGSRSTTQQNLKAKGKMFKKSRSASSSFSGYRQQGESQEGHYARVCPSKKNFSQPFQGGFRAGSSTGRGTASVKSFQQSYAPPQQTSRSRNFSSQPHARVFALTEDQAQEAPGSVIAGNCFVSGYPARVLFDTGASHSFISDSFSTSHSLIPVVLPTSISVATPMGMIIMSTRMILDCVLNCEDNELHLNLIILPLHDFDCIVGMDRLTIYRATIDCFHGIVRFRLNFGKKWNFNGKVSRAKIPLISSLEMSRLLSQGNEGYLVYTVDTEKVESTLSEIPVVNEFQDIFPDEIPEFPPSREIEFSIELNSGTTPISKKPYRMAPLELKELKEQLQELLNKGYIRPSVSPWGAPVLFGTAIYSMIDLRSGYHQLRVRAEDIPKTAIRTRYGHFELLVMPFDVTNAPAKNVKFVWSDECESSFLEWKKRLTTAPVLTLPSGSGGFTVCTDASLKGLGCVLMQHGKVISYASRQLKPHEVKYPVHDLEFSAIVFALKI; encoded by the exons ATGGCGTACATAGTTCTATTGGGAGATGACTGGTCTCAGGAGAGCACATATAGAGTGAAGCTCTTAGAGGGATTGTTGACACTGGTAGAGGAA ATGGCTACCAGAGGACGTGGACGCGGTCGTCCTAGGATACATGTAGAAACTCCTGTAGTAGAAGAAAATGCAGTGGAACAG GATCGTGCGAGGGATTGGTGGGAAGCAGCCAAGATGGGAATTGATGAACAAAATATCGTGGTAAGTTGGGATGTATTCAAAACTCAATTCACTGAACAATTTTCTCCACCATCTTACTATACTGAAAAAGAGAATGAGTTCAATGACTTACGACAAGGGAATATGTCTGTAGCTCAATATGCCTCTACTTTTACTGCAATGCTGAAATACGCACCGCATGTAGCAGCGAACCCAAAAGCAAAATATAATCGTTTTGTGAATGGACTGAACAACAACATTTACACATATGTGGTATCTGGACTACCTACTGGGTTTGCGGAGGCAGTCGAAAGAGCGAAAAATGCAGAAGCTGGACTTAAGAGGGGAGGTGTTTCGTTTGTACCACTAGGAAGTAGATCAACCACCCAACAGAATTTGAAAGCTAAAGGAAAGATGTTTAAGAAATCTAGATCAGCTTCTTCTAGTTTTAGTGGTTACCGCCAGCAAGGTGAATCTCAA GAAGGTCATTATGCAAGGGTTTGCCCATCCAAGAAAAATTTTTCACAACCATTCCAAGGAGGATTTCGTGCAGGATCTAGTACCGGCAGAGGTACAGCATCTGTCAAATCCTTTCAGCAGTCATATGCACCACCGCAACAAACCTCGAGAAGTCGTAATTTCTCAAGCCAACCCCATGCCCGTGTTTTTGCACTTACTGAAGACCAAGCTCAGGAGGCGCCAGGAAGTGTCATAGCAGGTAATTGTTTTGTCTCTGGTTATCCTGCACGAGTGTTATTTGACACCGGTGCATCCCATTCATTCATTTCTGATTCATTCAGTACATCACATTCTTTGATTCCTGTTGTACTACCTACATCAATTTCGGTTGCTACTCCGATGGGCATGATCATCATGTCTACTCGAATGATACTGGATTGTGTGTTGAATTGTGAAGATAATGAACTACATTTGAACCTTATTATTCTACCGTtgcatgattttgattgtatcgtAGGGATGGATAGACTGACAATATATCGTGCAACCATTGACTGTTTTCATGGAATAGTCCGTTTTCGTCTTAACTTTGGGAAAAAATGGAATTTCAATGGTAAGGTCTCACGTGCCAAAATTCCCCTGATATCATCCTTGGAAATGTCACGTTTATTATCCCAAGGGAACGAAGGATACCTTGTGTATACTGTTGACACCGAGAAAGTAGAATCAACATTGTCCGAAATCCCAGTGGTGAATGAATTTCAAGATATTTTTCCCGACGAAATACCCGAATTTCCTCCATCAAGGGAAATAGAATTCTCGATAGAATTAAATTCTGGGACAACTCCTATTTCTAAAAAACCATACCGAATGGCCCCTTTAGAATTAAAGGAGTTGAAGGAACAGTTGCAAGAATTACTCAATAAAGGCTACATTAGACCCAGTGTATCACCATGGGGAGCCCCAGTGTTGTTC GGTACTGCTATTTATTCAATGATTGatttgcgttccggttatcatcAATTGCGAGTTCGAGCcgaagatataccaaagacggCAATTCGGACAAGATACGGTCATTTTGAATTACTGGTAATGCCGTTTGATGTTACAAATGCTCCAGCA aaaaatgtgaaatttgtttggtcTGATGAATGTGAATCAAGTTTCCTCGAATGGAAAAAGAGATTGACCACTGCACCAGTTCTTACTCTTCCGTCTGGATCGGGTGGTTTCACTGTATGCACGGATGCATCATTAAAGGGCCTAGGTTGTGTCTTGATGCAGCATGGAAAAGTGATTTCCTACGCTTCTCGGCAATTGAAACCCCATGAGGTCAAGTATCCAGTTCATGATTTAGAGTTTTCTGCCATTGTCTTTGCCTTAAAAATTTGA